The Ignavibacteriales bacterium DNA window TGTACCATTACCAATTGAAGTAATGTATGTTTTCAAATTCAGATTAAATTTTTGTTTATACTTCTCAGAAATAATTTTCTTAGTCTCATCTACAACATTATTTTCTATCAGATTAATTGTACACCCACCAAATCCTCCGCCCATCATTCTTGAACCGTAAACACCGGGATTATCCGTTGTAAGCTCTACCAAATAATCTAATTCTTTACAGCTTACTTCGTAATCTTTGCTTAATCCTTCATGAGTTTGATACATTAACTTACCGAACGACCTTAAATCTTTTTTATTCAATGATTCACATGCTTTCATCATTCTGTCATTTTCTTCCACTACATATTTGCAACGTTGGAATATTTTTGAATCCAATTTATTCTTATAATCGTTTAACATCGTTAAAGTTACATCTCTCAAGCTTTTAATTTGAGAATGATCTTTTTTTATTAACTCAACTCCTTCAGTGCATTCCTTTCTTCTTTGATTATATTCTGATGAAGCTAAAGAGTGTGAGACGCCAGTATCAAATAAGACAATAGAAATATCTTTGTAATCGAAAGGGAAATAATCATACTCAAGCGAGCGGCAATCAATGCGAAGTACGTTCCTGGACTTTCCAAAAATATTTATGTACTGATCCATTATACCGCAATTAACACCAACAAATTCATTCTCTGCTTTCTGAGCAAGTTTAACAAGGGAAAGTTTATCTAATCCTAAATTGAAAATGTGATTGAGTGCGAATGCTAACCCCGCTTCAATAGCGGCTGAAGAAGACATACCCGCCCCGATCGGAATATCCCCGCCGAAGACACAATTGAATCCTTTGAGATTACAGCCAAGTTTTAAAATCTGATCAACAACACCCATCAAATAATTTGGCCAATGTCTTTCTGTAAACTGCAAACTGTTGACTGCAAACTCAAAATTTTCATTCATATCAAGAGCAAATAAATTACACTTCTTATCATCACGCGAAGAGATTGCAAAATAAATTGCTTTATCTATTGAGGCGGGAAGAACAAATCCTTCATTATAATCAGTATGTTCTCCTATTAAATTTACTCTTCCGGGTGAGCGGACAAGCAGCGGTTTCTCATTAAATAATTCTTGGAATTTTTGCGAGACAAGTTTGGATAACATAATTTCTTAAATTTTAGTTATTACAACTTATTTAATATCTGTTTTGATTACAATTATTTCATGAAGATGCACAACAAATTAAAATGTAGAGACGGGATATATCCCGTCTTTACAACATAGATTGTTTCGTCGTCAAGGATTTTTTGATGTTAAGAACCTCACCCCATCCCTCTCCTTATAAAGGAGAGGGTGCCCGGTTAATCCGGGCGGGTGAGCTTGCCCGCGTCTTTTTGGCTGG harbors:
- a CDS encoding galactokinase, encoding MLSKLVSQKFQELFNEKPLLVRSPGRVNLIGEHTDYNEGFVLPASIDKAIYFAISSRDDKKCNLFALDMNENFEFAVNSLQFTERHWPNYLMGVVDQILKLGCNLKGFNCVFGGDIPIGAGMSSSAAIEAGLAFALNHIFNLGLDKLSLVKLAQKAENEFVGVNCGIMDQYINIFGKSRNVLRIDCRSLEYDYFPFDYKDISIVLFDTGVSHSLASSEYNQRRKECTEGVELIKKDHSQIKSLRDVTLTMLNDYKNKLDSKIFQRCKYVVEENDRMMKACESLNKKDLRSFGKLMYQTHEGLSKDYEVSCKELDYLVELTTDNPGVYGSRMMGGGFGGCTINLIENNVVDETKKIISEKYKQKFNLNLKTYITSIGNGTSVIESN